One Haemorhous mexicanus isolate bHaeMex1 chromosome 9, bHaeMex1.pri, whole genome shotgun sequence DNA segment encodes these proteins:
- the ZNHIT6 gene encoding box C/D snoRNA protein 1 produces the protein MFAFSKPKCTSHADSGDGGRCSGTRTGKEGCRCHPAGERRAGGRQRAGVRRGERLGKRPPCSGKLPGWNTGPGAAQAPARRVPEPRRPPSPAGPSAAGPGSPRAAALGLAAARRRSRSRACPVRPRGAAMAERDRDGPGRAAGGGKMSLHRCETCSKEEAKYRCPRCMKYSCSLLCVKKHKLALSCNGVRDKTAFVSVNEFTDLNLLSDYRFLEDVGRTADAAARHCIVHSPATKRLLYCLRNKARGCNIELKTLPIGFTKRRENSTTFNSVENKFYWHLKLIFPHCHAEYTLKGVPDDKTLADILKPYIDPVESDPVVCQRLKIYTASPQSDVRILMKIENRSRNSVRYNELDANRSLLDNLKGKVIIEYPTLFVVLKTLKSDMVVLGQDGSEPAENSDSESSSLSSVEEGEIQDSS, from the exons atgtttgctttttcaaa GCCGAAATGCACATCCCACGCAGACAGCGGGGACGGCGGCCGGTGCAGCGGGACCCGGACAGGTAAGGAGGGATGCCGGTGTCACCCGGCTGGGGAGCGCCGCGCCGGGGGGCGGCAGCGGGCTGGTGTGCGGCGAGGTGAGCGGCTCGGGAAGCGTCCTCCGTGCTCTGGAAAGCTCCCTGGCTGGAACACCGGTCCCGGAGCCGCGCAGGCCCCAGCGCGGCGGGTCCCGGAGCCCCGCAGGCCCCCGAGCCCCGCAGGCCCCAGCGCGGCGGGTCCGGGGTCGCCCCGTGCGGCTGCGCTGGGGCTCGCGGCCGCCAGGCGGCGCAGCAGAAGCCGCGCGTGCCCCGTGAGGCCCCGCGGCGCGGCCATGGCGGAGCGGGACCGGGACGGGCCCGGGCGGGCAGCGGGCGGCGGGAAGATGTCCCTGCACAG GTGTGAAACCTGTAGCAAAGAAGAAGCTAAATACAGATGTCCACGATGCATGAAATATTCGTGCAG cCTGTTGTGCGTAAAGAAACATAAGCTTGCACTGAGCTGTAACGGAGTCAGGGATAAAACAGCATTTGTCTCTGTAAATGAATTTACTGACTTGAACCTTCTGAGTG ATTATCGTTTCCTGGAAGATGTAGGAAGGacagctgatgctgctgctcGACATTGTATTGTGCATAGTCCAGCAACAAAGAGACTT ttaTACTGCTTGAGGAACAAAGCACGAGGGTGTAATATTGAGCTAAAAACACTGCCTATTGGATTtacaaaaagaagagaaaattctACCACCTTCAATTCCGT ggaGAACAAGTTCTACTGGCATTTGAAGCTCATATTTCCTCACTGTCATGCTGAATACACTTTAAAAGG GGTGCCTGACGATAAAACACTTGCTGATATCCTCAAGCCATACATTGATCCAGTGGAGTCAGATCCTGTCGTTTGTCAAAG attaaaaatctATACAGCATCTCCTCAATCAGATGTAcgaattttaatgaaaatagaaaacagGAGCCGAAACTCTGTCAG ATACAATGAACTGGATGCCAACAGAAGCCTTCTAGATAATCTGAAAGGCAAAGTAATAATTGAGTATCCAACATTATTTGTGGTCTTGAAAACACTGAAGAGTGACATGGTGGTCCTCGGCCAAG